One segment of Panicum virgatum strain AP13 chromosome 3K, P.virgatum_v5, whole genome shotgun sequence DNA contains the following:
- the LOC120698512 gene encoding uncharacterized protein LOC120698512, translating into MGFQVAAVAPSPCARSSTASSSPSTSSRPLPAFLGGGGCAGVARSRSPVNWGAGVMMRRPRPARTTARCALSASLDGMGPGDAEFLRKIEELAAAAGVQPAGAAGGGWPASVERSASSVGLPLSLRMLKRKKQQAQQQQRQVVARWDEGLLGSTGESVGRAFSSMVLIVRELQSFALQQMRDALLCDDLQGVLARVQGEMHASFVWLFQHIFAGTPALMVSLMLLLANFTVHSMGHSVAAAAATIPPAPPAVAAVVDTQRAEPSRPRFDAASVKTFSVGRTASVGGNSGGGGKAPPVAGATGDGRSDESLYRRSRVAPQQPSTPAGAGIGEAAPDAADADEQAIWEMMVTEASRMQASGRAEELSDPDVLWSLVAPVEAVLETEDHAEHVRTQQSYELAVADEPNNSLILANFAQFLYLVQNDHDRAEHYFERAVRAEPADAEALSRYATFLWKARNDIAGAEDTYQEAIAADPGNAHHAAAYAHFLWNTGACAGAATRRDA; encoded by the exons ATGGGCTTCCAGGTCGCTGCCGTGGCACCGTCGCCGTGCGCGcgctcctccaccgcctcctcgtcgccctccacctcctcgcGACCGCTGCCCGccttcctcggcggcggcggatgcgcgGGGGTCGCGAGATCCCGATCGCCGGTTAACTGGGGAGCCGGCGTAATgatgcggcggccgcgccccgcgCGGACGACCGCGAGGTGCGCGCTGAGCGCGAGCTTGGATGGGATGGGGCCCGGGGATGCGGAGTTTTTGAGGAAGATcgaggagctcgcggcggcggcgggggtgcagccggcgggcgcggcggggggcGGGTGGCCCGCCAGCGTGGAGCGGAGCGCGAGCAGCGTCGGGCTGCCGCTGTCGCTGCGGATGCTGAAGCGGAAGAAGCAgcaggcgcagcagcagcagcggcaggtgGTGGCCCGGTGGGACGAGGGGCTGCTGGGCTCCACCGGGGAGTCCGTCGGCCGCGCCTTCTCCTCGATGGTGCTCATCGTGCGGGAGCTGCAGAGCTTCGCGCTGCAGCAGATGCGCGACGCGCTGCTCTGCGACGACCTGCAGGGCGTGCTGGCGCGCGTCCAGGGCGAGATGCACGCCTCCTTCGTCTGGCTCTTCCAGCACATCTTCGCCGGCACGCCGGCGCTTATGGTCTCCCTCATGCTCCTCCTCGCCAACTTCACCGTCCACTCGATGGGCCACAgcgtcgcggccgcggccgccaccatcccgcccgccccgcccgccGTCGCGGCGGTCGTCGACACCCAGCGCGCCGAGCCGTCGCGGCCGCGGTTCGACGCGGCTTCGGTGAAGACGTTCTCCGTCGGCAGGACGGCCTCGGTCGGCGGgaacagcggcggtggcggcaaggCGCCGCCCGTCGCGGGCGCAACCGGCGACGGCCGGTCGGACGAGTCCCTCTATCGTCGAAGCCGCGTGGCGCCGCAGCAGCCGTCGACGCCCGCTGGGGCGGGCATCGGGGAGGCCGCGCCCGACGCTGCGGACGCGGACGAGCAGGCCATTTGGGAAATGATGGTCACGGAGGCTTCAAGGATGCAGGCCAGCGGGCGCGCCGAGGAGCTGAGCGACCCGGACGTGCTGTGGAGCCTCGTCGCCCCGGTGGAGGCGGTGCTGGAGACGGAGGACCACGCGGAGCACGTTCGGACGCAGCAGAGCTACGAGCTTGCCGTCGCCGATGAGCCGAACAACTCGCTCATCCTCGCCAACTTCGCGCAGTTCCTCTACCTCGTGCAGAACGACCACGACCG GGCGGAGCACTACTTCGAGAGGGCGGTGCGCGCGGAGCCGGCGGACGCGGAGGCGCTGAGCCGGTACGCGACCTTCCTGTGGAAGGCCCGGAACGACATCGCCGGCGCGGAGGACACCTACCAGGAGGCCATCGCGGCCGACCCCGGGAAcgcccaccacgccgccgcctacGCGCACTTCCTCTGGAACACCGGAG CATGCGCGGGGGCGGCCACGCGGCGAGACGCCTAG